One part of the Thermodesulfovibrionales bacterium genome encodes these proteins:
- a CDS encoding P-II family nitrogen regulator — protein sequence MKLVNAVVRTTSLERIVKSLETLGIRQLTILEIKGVGEQAQVFTSYSVYKMIQMIIPDESVNEISSVILDNAHTGLAGDGYIAVLPIESLIDIQTMEKIG from the coding sequence ATGAAACTGGTGAATGCCGTCGTCAGGACAACGTCTCTTGAACGTATCGTGAAATCCCTTGAAACCTTAGGCATAAGACAACTGACGATATTGGAGATTAAGGGGGTCGGCGAACAGGCACAGGTATTCACCTCTTATTCGGTCTATAAGATGATACAGATGATTATTCCCGATGAAAGCGTAAACGAAATTAGCAGCGTAATCCTTGACAATGCCCACACCGGTCTTGCCGGTGATGGATACATCGCTGTGCTGCCGATCGAGAGCCTCATAGACATACAGACCATGGAAAAGATCGGGTGA
- a CDS encoding FixH family protein, with protein sequence MKRFLAAASVLLLLAGVAYAKDYEVAKKAGDYSVVVRIDKNPPVVGDNNATVEIKDASGKNVTDAKVLIDYSMPAMPGMPAMNYKADAELKGNEYKAKMTLSMAGSWNVTIKIARAGKTSSMKFTIDAK encoded by the coding sequence ATGAAAAGGTTTTTAGCAGCAGCTTCAGTCCTGCTCCTTCTCGCAGGCGTGGCATATGCGAAGGATTATGAGGTGGCGAAGAAGGCCGGCGACTATAGTGTCGTTGTGAGGATAGACAAGAATCCGCCTGTTGTCGGTGATAACAATGCCACCGTCGAGATTAAGGACGCTTCGGGCAAGAATGTGACCGACGCCAAGGTGTTGATCGATTATTCAATGCCCGCGATGCCGGGGATGCCCGCGATGAACTATAAGGCCGACGCTGAATTGAAGGGGAACGAATACAAGGCAAAGATGACCCTCTCGATGGCCGGCTCTTGGAACGTGACGATTAAGATCGCAAGGGCGGGAAAGACTTCTTCGATGAAGTTTACGATTGATGCGAAGTAA
- a CDS encoding TolC family protein has product MKTEEYRAQIKAPRGRLREVAIGVLFSLFLFLHPADASDEVLNLQDLISEALKNNHEILISETKTAASGFRIPQAKSLPDPLFTFGYQNEGFKQYTYGKDQMSWYTFSASQTIPFPGKLSLKGEMASQEAEGFKASYLGTRLMTIEKVKELYYDLFLAYKNIDLIRDRSVLFSRIEDAATARYSAGMGVQQEVLMAQTEKYMLLEKEEMLKQKIQSVEAMLNTTVGRDVTSPLGRPVEPVRTELFVTMDELLKTHIEHSPFVKEKERMVAAAEAKVKMAEKDYYPDFTLTGSIMPRAGDFQDMWSLTTTINIPIFYQTKQRQAVLEAKALLSTAEHELQSTKIMLSSTIRDNYSMTKTAERLMGLYKDGLIPKTYQDFESALAGYTSGKVESITVISRLKSLLDVETLYWGQFIEREKAIARLQAIAETTETGDLQR; this is encoded by the coding sequence ATGAAGACAGAGGAATACAGAGCACAGATCAAGGCCCCGCGGGGACGTCTCAGAGAGGTTGCGATTGGTGTTCTGTTTTCCCTCTTCCTGTTTCTGCACCCGGCCGATGCTTCCGATGAGGTCCTGAACCTGCAGGACCTTATCAGTGAGGCGCTGAAGAACAACCACGAAATCCTCATCTCGGAAACGAAGACCGCTGCGTCCGGATTCAGGATTCCGCAGGCAAAGAGCCTCCCTGATCCCCTTTTTACGTTCGGTTACCAGAACGAAGGGTTCAAGCAATACACGTACGGAAAAGATCAGATGTCGTGGTATACGTTTTCCGCCTCTCAGACGATCCCCTTCCCGGGAAAACTCTCGCTCAAGGGTGAGATGGCGTCGCAGGAAGCCGAGGGCTTCAAGGCATCTTACCTCGGGACAAGGCTGATGACGATAGAGAAAGTGAAGGAGCTCTATTACGACCTCTTCCTCGCTTACAAGAACATCGATCTCATCAGGGACAGGTCCGTTCTCTTTTCGAGGATAGAGGATGCGGCGACAGCCCGGTACTCAGCCGGGATGGGCGTGCAGCAGGAGGTCCTGATGGCGCAGACGGAGAAGTATATGCTCCTCGAAAAAGAGGAGATGCTGAAGCAGAAGATACAGTCCGTTGAGGCCATGCTCAATACCACGGTAGGCAGGGATGTCACATCTCCCCTGGGCAGGCCCGTCGAGCCGGTCAGGACGGAGCTGTTCGTGACCATGGATGAGCTTTTGAAAACCCATATCGAACATTCGCCCTTCGTAAAGGAGAAGGAGCGGATGGTCGCTGCCGCAGAGGCGAAGGTGAAGATGGCTGAAAAAGATTACTATCCCGACTTCACGCTGACAGGCAGCATAATGCCCCGGGCGGGAGACTTCCAGGATATGTGGAGTCTCACGACGACGATCAATATCCCGATCTTTTACCAGACGAAGCAGAGGCAGGCTGTTCTGGAGGCGAAGGCACTGTTATCCACAGCCGAACACGAACTCCAATCCACGAAGATCATGCTTTCTTCAACGATCAGGGATAACTATTCAATGACGAAGACGGCAGAGAGACTCATGGGATTATACAAGGACGGTCTCATCCCCAAGACATACCAGGATTTCGAATCGGCCCTTGCAGGGTACACGTCGGGAAAGGTCGAGTCCATAACGGTCATCTCGCGGCTTAAGAGCCTTCTCGACGTTGAGACGTTATACTGGGGGCAGTTCATCGAGAGGGAAAAAGCGATAGCGAGGCTTCAGGCGATAGCAGAAACGACTGAGACCGGGGACCTGCAGAGATGA
- a CDS encoding efflux RND transporter periplasmic adaptor subunit, with amino-acid sequence MNRRYAVIVIILVLLSGLIFALSRTDFVQESIGGKSRHLTPPSPAAPAQEHQAHAPGDEKPNVQPGGKEAQTEKEVPTIEIPSEKQQMIGVKTTVVAVRPLEKIIKTVGKIEYDERRLATVNTKVEGWIEKLLVDYTGKHVKKGEPLADIYSPELIATQQEFLNVVKWARKSGDVKDETIGRMLSRDAEAIVEAAKQRLRLWDISDDQIRRIEESGKPVRTLTIYSPVDGYVVQKMAVRGMRVMPGEKLFDVADLSSVWIISDIYEYELPFVKVGETARLSLTYFPGKEFSSRIDYLYPSLSGETRTAKVRFVLPNPGGQLKPQMFTNVEVRINLGSRLAIPDDAIIDTGTRQIVYVDRGDGIFEPREVMLGIRAEGFKEVLMGLKAGEKVASSATFLIDSEAQLKGVKPLEGH; translated from the coding sequence ATGAATAGGAGATACGCGGTCATCGTCATTATTTTGGTCCTCCTCTCAGGACTCATTTTCGCTCTGTCACGTACGGATTTCGTCCAGGAATCTATCGGTGGAAAGTCGCGGCATCTCACCCCGCCTTCCCCAGCCGCTCCAGCTCAGGAACACCAGGCGCATGCACCGGGGGATGAAAAGCCGAACGTCCAGCCCGGGGGGAAAGAGGCGCAGACGGAAAAGGAGGTTCCGACGATAGAAATTCCCTCGGAAAAGCAGCAGATGATAGGGGTTAAGACAACGGTGGTCGCTGTGAGACCTCTCGAGAAGATCATCAAAACTGTCGGCAAGATCGAATACGACGAGAGAAGACTGGCCACGGTGAATACCAAGGTAGAAGGCTGGATCGAGAAGCTCCTTGTCGACTATACGGGGAAACATGTGAAGAAGGGGGAGCCTCTCGCCGACATCTACAGCCCCGAACTCATCGCGACCCAGCAGGAATTCCTGAATGTGGTGAAATGGGCAAGAAAGAGCGGCGACGTCAAAGACGAAACTATCGGGAGAATGCTCTCGCGTGATGCCGAAGCGATCGTCGAGGCCGCAAAGCAGAGGCTGAGGCTCTGGGACATATCGGATGACCAGATCAGGCGTATAGAGGAGTCGGGGAAGCCCGTCAGAACACTCACCATTTACAGTCCCGTCGACGGATATGTCGTGCAGAAGATGGCCGTCCGGGGGATGCGGGTCATGCCCGGCGAGAAACTCTTTGACGTCGCAGACCTCTCTTCGGTCTGGATCATCTCCGACATATACGAATACGAACTCCCGTTCGTCAAGGTAGGGGAAACGGCGAGGCTCAGTCTGACCTATTTCCCCGGCAAGGAATTCTCATCGAGAATAGATTATCTCTATCCTTCCCTTTCAGGTGAGACGAGGACGGCGAAGGTGAGGTTCGTTCTCCCCAATCCCGGCGGTCAGCTGAAACCCCAGATGTTTACCAATGTCGAAGTGAGGATCAACCTCGGGAGCAGGCTCGCGATACCGGATGATGCGATAATCGATACAGGTACCCGCCAAATCGTGTATGTCGACAGGGGCGATGGAATCTTTGAGCCCCGGGAGGTAATGCTCGGTATAAGGGCAGAAGGGTTCAAAGAGGTGCTTATGGGGCTAAAGGCTGGGGAGAAGGTTGCTTCATCGGCCACTTTCCTCATTGACTCAGAGGCACAGCTGAAGGGTGTAAAGCCTCTTGAAGGACATTAG
- a CDS encoding CusA/CzcA family heavy metal efflux RND transporter, with protein MISKIIEYSARNKFIIFLVVIFLCAWGYWALMKTPLDAIPDLSDTQVIIFTDWAGRSPDLVEDQITYPITSTLLAAPKVQAVRGFSFLGSSFIYVIFEEGTNIYWARSRVLEYLQSVKNKLPADVNPVLGPDASSVGWGFSYALVDEKGGHDLSQLRSLQDWNIKLALESVPGVSQVASLGGFVKQYQIAIDPNRLSAYDVSLMKVMDAVRKSNNDVEGRVLEMSGVEYMVRGRGYIKGVKDIEDITVGTNGAGTPIFLRDVASVQLGPEIRRGLADLDGRGEVAGGIVVVRFGENVLNVIERVKEKIEKDIQPSLPEGIRIVTTYDRSDLIHRSIHTLKDEIIKLSLAVSVVCIVFLFHLPSALVVILTLPVAIIMSFICMYYLGVTSNIMSLGGIAIAIGAMVDASIIMVENAHKKMEDWVCDRIKGCTRLDVIIDASKEVGPSLFFSLLVITVGFFPIFTLQAQAGRLFKPLAYTKTFAMLFSSFLAVTLTPVLMSMFVREDIPFLKRIPFLKYLFTIYPEENHPVSIILRKAYEPVARFALRFKFAVILVAVIIVAVTVIPYKRLGSEFMPPLYEGSLLYMPVTVPAASVSVAGQLLQMQDRILMGIPEVSQVFGKAGRAETATDPAPLEMFETVVNLKPEKEWRKDMDVEKLKNEMNDALQIPGVANSFTMPIKNRIDMLATGIRTPVGVKVLGPKLDVIEKISTDVENVIKSVPGTRSAYAERVTTGYFLDIKPKREEIARYGLSMDDVQTVVASTLGGMNLTTTVEGRERYPVNVRYARELRNDVEKIKRIFVPVNMRSNTSGMQGSAKPDGIAHIPLGELADVGIVKGPTSIKSEEGLLANYVYVDFSGRDVGGYVEEAKNKVASSVKLPEGYRLRWSGEYEFLVKTHDRLKLVIPLTALIIFLLIYFNTRSATKTMIVLLAVPFSLVGSFWLLYFLNYNMSIAVWVGIIALAGLDAETGVIMLLYLELAYEEWRREGRLKSPDDLREAVMHGAVKRIRPKIMTVSVILAGLIPIMFSHGAGSDVMKRIAAPMVGGVITSTILELIIYPAIYMIWKGRAFRKKTAEAL; from the coding sequence ATGATTTCCAAAATCATCGAATACAGTGCACGGAACAAGTTCATCATCTTTCTCGTGGTGATTTTTCTTTGCGCCTGGGGATACTGGGCGCTGATGAAGACACCACTTGATGCCATACCGGACCTCAGCGACACGCAGGTCATCATCTTCACGGACTGGGCGGGAAGAAGCCCCGATCTCGTCGAAGACCAGATAACGTACCCAATAACATCAACCCTCCTCGCAGCGCCGAAGGTGCAGGCGGTACGGGGATTTTCCTTCTTAGGGAGTTCCTTTATCTATGTGATCTTCGAAGAGGGGACGAACATATATTGGGCAAGGAGCAGGGTCCTCGAATATCTCCAGTCGGTGAAGAACAAGCTCCCCGCGGACGTAAACCCCGTGCTCGGGCCCGACGCCTCCAGTGTGGGGTGGGGGTTCAGTTATGCCCTCGTCGACGAGAAGGGCGGGCATGACCTCTCACAACTCCGATCCCTGCAGGATTGGAACATCAAGCTCGCTCTCGAGAGTGTGCCCGGCGTATCCCAGGTGGCGAGTCTCGGCGGGTTCGTGAAGCAGTACCAGATAGCAATTGACCCCAACCGTCTTTCTGCCTATGACGTCTCCCTTATGAAGGTCATGGATGCCGTGCGGAAGAGCAACAATGACGTTGAGGGGAGGGTCCTCGAGATGTCCGGGGTCGAGTACATGGTGAGAGGCAGGGGGTACATAAAGGGCGTTAAGGATATCGAAGACATTACGGTCGGGACGAATGGTGCCGGGACTCCCATATTCCTCCGTGATGTTGCCAGCGTGCAACTCGGCCCAGAGATACGGAGAGGACTCGCCGATCTTGACGGCAGGGGAGAAGTTGCCGGAGGGATTGTCGTTGTCCGCTTCGGTGAAAATGTCCTCAACGTCATCGAACGGGTGAAGGAAAAAATCGAGAAGGATATCCAGCCTTCGTTACCGGAAGGAATCAGGATCGTCACGACCTATGACAGGTCGGACCTGATACACAGGTCCATTCACACCCTCAAAGATGAAATCATAAAACTCTCTCTCGCAGTGAGCGTCGTCTGCATTGTCTTCCTCTTCCACCTCCCGAGCGCTCTCGTGGTGATACTGACCCTGCCGGTGGCCATCATCATGTCTTTTATCTGCATGTATTACCTCGGAGTCACTTCAAATATCATGAGTTTGGGGGGCATTGCCATCGCGATAGGAGCGATGGTGGACGCATCCATCATCATGGTGGAGAACGCCCACAAGAAGATGGAGGACTGGGTTTGTGACCGCATAAAGGGGTGCACCAGGCTGGATGTGATCATCGATGCCTCAAAGGAAGTCGGGCCGTCACTCTTCTTTTCTCTCCTCGTCATTACCGTGGGATTCTTCCCTATCTTCACCCTCCAGGCGCAGGCGGGAAGGCTCTTCAAGCCTCTGGCGTATACAAAGACCTTTGCCATGCTCTTTTCGTCATTTCTCGCCGTCACCCTCACGCCGGTGCTCATGAGTATGTTCGTGCGCGAGGACATCCCGTTCCTTAAGAGAATACCGTTCCTCAAGTACCTCTTCACCATATACCCCGAGGAAAACCATCCGGTCAGTATCATCCTGAGGAAAGCCTATGAGCCCGTAGCTCGGTTTGCCCTCCGCTTCAAGTTTGCGGTGATCCTCGTGGCCGTCATTATCGTTGCTGTGACCGTGATCCCCTACAAAAGACTCGGTTCCGAGTTCATGCCTCCCCTCTATGAGGGGTCCCTTCTCTATATGCCCGTAACGGTGCCGGCCGCATCCGTTTCCGTTGCGGGGCAGCTTCTCCAGATGCAGGACAGGATACTCATGGGTATCCCCGAGGTGTCACAGGTCTTCGGAAAGGCGGGCCGCGCTGAAACCGCGACAGACCCGGCGCCACTCGAGATGTTCGAGACCGTGGTGAACCTGAAACCGGAGAAGGAATGGCGGAAAGACATGGACGTGGAAAAGCTCAAGAATGAGATGAACGATGCCCTCCAGATACCGGGGGTCGCAAACTCTTTTACGATGCCGATAAAGAACCGAATCGATATGCTGGCGACCGGCATCAGGACACCTGTCGGCGTCAAGGTGCTTGGACCGAAGCTCGACGTGATCGAAAAAATTTCTACCGACGTGGAAAATGTCATTAAGAGCGTGCCCGGTACGAGGAGCGCGTATGCGGAAAGAGTCACAACCGGGTATTTCCTCGACATCAAGCCGAAGCGTGAAGAGATTGCGCGGTACGGCCTTTCGATGGACGATGTCCAGACCGTAGTCGCCAGTACGCTCGGAGGCATGAACCTCACAACGACTGTGGAGGGCAGAGAGCGGTATCCGGTCAATGTCCGGTACGCGAGAGAACTGAGGAATGACGTGGAGAAGATAAAGAGGATATTTGTCCCCGTGAACATGAGGAGTAACACCTCCGGCATGCAGGGCAGCGCGAAGCCGGACGGCATCGCCCATATACCCCTCGGTGAGCTTGCCGACGTGGGAATCGTGAAGGGTCCCACATCGATTAAGAGCGAGGAAGGGCTCCTCGCGAACTATGTCTATGTTGATTTCTCCGGTCGTGACGTGGGCGGTTACGTGGAAGAAGCGAAGAATAAGGTGGCATCCTCCGTGAAGTTGCCCGAGGGTTACCGGCTCCGATGGAGCGGTGAGTATGAATTCCTGGTGAAAACCCATGACCGCTTGAAGCTGGTCATCCCGCTCACAGCCCTTATCATTTTTCTACTCATCTATTTCAATACCAGGTCTGCAACAAAGACGATGATCGTCCTCCTCGCTGTTCCCTTTTCGCTTGTGGGCTCTTTTTGGCTTCTTTATTTTCTGAATTACAACATGAGCATCGCTGTCTGGGTCGGCATTATAGCCCTTGCCGGTCTCGATGCAGAGACCGGGGTCATAATGCTCCTCTATCTCGAACTCGCGTATGAAGAGTGGAGGCGGGAAGGGAGGCTGAAGTCTCCCGATGACCTCAGGGAAGCGGTAATGCACGGCGCCGTAAAGAGGATACGGCCTAAGATCATGACGGTGAGCGTCATCCTGGCAGGGCTTATACCGATCATGTTTAGTCACGGTGCGGGATCTGATGTCATGAAACGAATCGCTGCGCCGATGGTCGGCGGAGTGATTACGTCCACAATACTGGAGCTCATCATCTATCCGGCTATTTACATGATCTGGAAGGGAAGGGCGTTTCGGAAGAAAACAGCGGAAGCCTTGTAG